CTTCCCGACCTATCAACGGGGAGCTCGATCGCGCGGCTGTTCTTCTTGCATTGAAGTCCGTTGATGCTGTTGTCCTGTTTGAAGAGGACACTCCCGAGGAACTGATTCGGGACATAAAGCCTACCGTTCTCGTGAAGGGGGGCGATTATGAGATCGGTCAGATAGCCGGATCGGAGTTTGTCAAGTCAATAGGCGGCAGAGTCCTGACTATTCCCTTCAGAAGTGGGTATTCAACCACATCAATGCTTAAGCGCTCCGGTATTTGAGGACCTGATTCGTGTTTGATGACTTAACATCCAAGCTGGACAAGGTATTCCGAAATCTTCGGGGCGTCGGGAAGATAACGGAGTCCAACATCCGTGACGGGCTGTCGGATGTACGACGCGCACTTCTTGAAGCAGACGTTAGTCTGCAGGTTGCGCGGGACTTCCTAAGTCGAGTTGAGCAAAAGGCGCTCGGTCAGGATGTCCTGAAGTCTTTGCAGCCGGCGCAGCTTTTTGTGAAGATCGTTCATGACGAACTTGTGGTCCTGCTCGGCGAGAAGGAAGCGCGGCTGAACACTGCCAAGCGACCGCCGACAGTGATTATGGTTGTGGGTCTTCAAGGATCGGGCAAGACAACGTTTTGCGCGAAGCTTGCGCGTCACTTCAAAGCAAAAGGCCGCAGACCATTGCTGATCGCTGCCGACCTTCAACGTCCTGCTGCGCAGGACCAGCTCCAAGTGCTTGGTGAGTCAATCGGCGTCAGCGTTTATCGCGGTGAAAGTAAGAATCCGGTTGAGGTCTGTGAAGCTGGTTTAAGACATGCGCGCAAGGTTAGTCTTGATCCCGTGATCCTGGACACTGCTGGCCGGCTGCACGTCGACGATGACTTGATGAGCGAACTCGAACGTGTCCGGAGTTCAACTGAACCGGCCGAAATCCTGTTTGTCGCAGATGGAATGACGGGACAGGACGCGGTGAATTCTGCAAAAGCGTTTTATGACCGTCTGAGCTTTACCGGTGCCGTTTTGACGAAGATGGACGGCGATACGCGCGGTGGAGCGGCATTGTCAATCCGGGCGATTACAAATGCTCCGATTAAGTTCCTTTCAGTCGGCGAGAAACTTGATCAGCTGGAGCCTTTCTATCCTGATCGCATTGCCGGTAGAATACTCGGGCGCGGCGACATCGTTAGTCTGGTTGAGCGGGCGCAGGCAACATTTGACGAGGATAAGGCTGCCGAACTCGAGGCAAAGCTGCGCAGGGCGGAGTTCACATTATCAGATTTTCTTGAGCAGCTCAGGCAACTGAAGAAAATGGGATCGATGACAGAACTCCTGGGTATGATCCCGGGAATGAGCCAGAAGATGAAGAACGTGCAAGTCGACGAGCGCGCACTCAAACACACTGAAGCTCTCATTCTCTCGATGACTCCGTTTGAACGGGAGCGTCCGCAAGTGCTCAACGCCAGTCGACGAAAGCGGATTGCGTCAGGAGCCGGATTGAGTGTTCAGCATTTGAACAGAATGATCACGCAGTATGAGCAAATGGTTCAAATGATGAAGCAGCTGCGGAAAGCGGGTCCTGGCCAAATCAAGCGTGTTTTCGGAAGATAAGACAAGAATTACAAATTGAATTAAATAGGAATACTACCTTGGCAGTTCGCATCCGTTTAACTCGCGCAGGCCGCAAGAAAGTACCATGCTTTCGCATCGTAGTAATGGACGGCCGCAAACGTCGTGACGGCGCATATCTTGATCAATTAGGGGTCTACTATCCTTCGCAGCAGCCAGCCCTCATTGAATTGTCCGCACAAAAAGCTCTTGACTGGTTACGTAAGGGGGCTCAACCGTCCGACACAGTGCGCAGCCTTTTTTCTCGTGAAGGTGTTATGATACAGTACGACCTTCTTAAACGAGGTGCCACGGCCGAACAAGCCGCTTCGGAAGGTGCGCGCGTAAAGAATGCGGCGCTTCTTCGCACTCAAACAAAACTCGCAACAGTAGCGGACAAGAAGAAGGCCAAAGAGCTTGAACAGGCAAGAGCTGCGGAAGCGGCCAAGGCCGCAGCTGAAGCGTCAAAGACCTCAGAAGCAAGCAACGAAAACGCAGTTAGCGAGCCCCAAGGCGAGTAAACTCGCACGGGGCATTGTACGCCCTTTTGGTTACTCACTTATAACAGACGAGCGAGAGTGCGATGGAAGACTTCATCAGCTTTATCGTCAAACACCTTGTCGAGAAACCTGAATCCGTACGGATTGAGACGATCAAGGAAGAGAATGGGCGGGTACTCTACAAATTGTATGTAGGGCAGGGTGACTTGGGTCAAGTCATCGGGAAGGAAGGCCGAACGGCACGATCATTGAGAACACTCGTATTTGCCGCTGCGGCGAGAAGAGGGATACGAGCAGGGTTTGAGATCGTCGATCCCGCTCTTCCGCCCAAGGGTGCTTCGCCCCCTGCCTGGGATAGTATGGACAGTTCGGGCGAACATGCCTGACACCAGCGGGCCGTCAGAAAGAGTTGAAATCGGCATCATCGTGGGATCTCACGGGCTGCAAGGTACCGTGAAAGTGAATCCTCGTACCGATTTTCCGGAACGGTTTGCGGCCTTGAAATCTTGCTTTGTTTGTCGAGATAGTTCAGATATAATTGAGGTAACTATCCGTCGAAGCAAGTTTTCGAATCGTATGATTTTGCTGACATTTGACGGAGTGAGAACTCGAGAGGAAGCAGACAGACTCAGAGGCTCAACGATCGAAATACCCATTAGCGAACGATGGACTCTGCCAGAGAATACTTTTTACATAAGCGATTTAATTGAATGTGCCGCATCTGATGAGCATGGTCAGCCTCTTGGTACTGTCAAGGAAGTGATACGCGGACCGCAGGACGTTCTTGTGATTCAAGGTGAGTCGGGGGAGTTACTGGTTCCATTTGTATCTGAATGGGTTGGGCGGACCGACATCAATTCAAGAGTAATAGAAATTCGAAATGCGACTCGATTGAAGTACGCGGAAGAGATTCCGCCAGCTGTGGGCGAAAGTGACGATTGACATACTAACTGGTTTTACCGGAATATTCCGTGGACCGTTCAGCGAGTCCATTGTGTCACGGGCTCTTTCGGAGAGAAAAGTGGAGATATGGGTTCATGACATTCGTCATTATACTCATGACCACCACGGCAAGATCGATGATATACCTTACGGAGGTGGGGCGGGGATGGTCATGATGGCACAACCGATCATAACCTGTCTTGACAAGATTCGTTCGTACCGGCAAAGTTTCGACCCTCCAAGACTCATTTACATGACTCCGCAGGGAACGCAACTTAATCAGGAGATTATAGACAGTTTTGCGAACGAAGAGTGGCTAATAATTCTTTGTGGCCATTACAAAGACGTCGATCATCGAGTCTTTGAACGCGATAGGTGGGAAGAAGTTTCCGTTGGAGACTTTGTTGTCAGCGGTGGTGAATTGCCTGCGGCGTTGCTTGTGGACGCCATAGTCCGAAGAGTTCCGGGTACGCTGGGTAATGAGGAATCGGCAAACAGCGACAGCTTCACTCGCGGAGATCTCGATTCCAATTACTATACGAAGCCCGAGAATTATCAGGGCATGAAGGTTCCGGACGTATTGATATCCGGCCATCACTCGAGAATCGCCGAGTGGCGCGACGAACAGCGGCGGGTCAGAACAAGCGAACGACGCCCAGATCTACTGCAGGAAAATAACAAGAAGAAATCGAAATAGAGGCAATCATGAATCGCATTGCAAACTGGACAATGGACGACTTGCGTCAAGACATTCCGAGCTTTGTGCCGGGAGATACATTGAATGTCAGTGTCCGGGTTATTGAAGGCGACAAGGAGCGTATTCAGGCGTTTCAAGGAGTTTGCATCGCGCGCCATGGCGGCGGTCTGGATGAAACGTTTACAGTAAGAAAACTTTCAATGGGCGTCGGCGTGGAGCGTGTCTTTCCGCTCCATTCGCCGCGAATCGCAAAAATTGAAGTGACACGTCGTGGCCGCGTTCGACGTGCAAAATTGAATTACCTCCGCGGACTAACCGGTAAGAAGTCGCGTATCCGCGAGAAAGCTCGAGCACTCGTCACTGAAGACAAGGCGACCGCCTAGCCGGTAAGCAGTTTTAAGAATTAGGTCGCAGGTGTCCGCTACAGGCGGACGAAGAGGGAAGACGGTGCAAATCCGTCGCTGTCCCGCAACTGTATTGGGCTTGTTCCCTTAGCCAGGAGACCTGCCTGCGGCTTTCACCAGCCTTCGGAGACAAGGAAAGTGGTGGAGGCTCTTCGCATGTCGAAGAGAGATTGTTGGAAAAAGCCGGCGGAGCAGTAAATCCTCCTCTGCTGTTAACGCGATCGGCCGCATTTATTGCGGTCGGGATCGCGCTGGGCTATCTTTTCGCCCC
This sequence is a window from bacterium. Protein-coding genes within it:
- the trmD gene encoding tRNA (guanosine(37)-N1)-methyltransferase TrmD, with product MTIDILTGFTGIFRGPFSESIVSRALSERKVEIWVHDIRHYTHDHHGKIDDIPYGGGAGMVMMAQPIITCLDKIRSYRQSFDPPRLIYMTPQGTQLNQEIIDSFANEEWLIILCGHYKDVDHRVFERDRWEEVSVGDFVVSGGELPAALLVDAIVRRVPGTLGNEESANSDSFTRGDLDSNYYTKPENYQGMKVPDVLISGHHSRIAEWRDEQRRVRTSERRPDLLQENNKKKSK
- the rplS gene encoding 50S ribosomal protein L19; its protein translation is MNRIANWTMDDLRQDIPSFVPGDTLNVSVRVIEGDKERIQAFQGVCIARHGGGLDETFTVRKLSMGVGVERVFPLHSPRIAKIEVTRRGRVRRAKLNYLRGLTGKKSRIREKARALVTEDKATA
- a CDS encoding KH domain-containing protein, with the protein product MEDFISFIVKHLVEKPESVRIETIKEENGRVLYKLYVGQGDLGQVIGKEGRTARSLRTLVFAAAARRGIRAGFEIVDPALPPKGASPPAWDSMDSSGEHA
- the ffh gene encoding signal recognition particle protein; its protein translation is MFDDLTSKLDKVFRNLRGVGKITESNIRDGLSDVRRALLEADVSLQVARDFLSRVEQKALGQDVLKSLQPAQLFVKIVHDELVVLLGEKEARLNTAKRPPTVIMVVGLQGSGKTTFCAKLARHFKAKGRRPLLIAADLQRPAAQDQLQVLGESIGVSVYRGESKNPVEVCEAGLRHARKVSLDPVILDTAGRLHVDDDLMSELERVRSSTEPAEILFVADGMTGQDAVNSAKAFYDRLSFTGAVLTKMDGDTRGGAALSIRAITNAPIKFLSVGEKLDQLEPFYPDRIAGRILGRGDIVSLVERAQATFDEDKAAELEAKLRRAEFTLSDFLEQLRQLKKMGSMTELLGMIPGMSQKMKNVQVDERALKHTEALILSMTPFERERPQVLNASRRKRIASGAGLSVQHLNRMITQYEQMVQMMKQLRKAGPGQIKRVFGR
- the rfaE2 gene encoding D-glycero-beta-D-manno-heptose 1-phosphate adenylyltransferase translates to MKGLLTRREAAARCYLERLRQGEAVFTNGVFDILHRGHVEYLADARALGHFLIVGLNSDESAKRLKGPSRPINGELDRAAVLLALKSVDAVVLFEEDTPEELIRDIKPTVLVKGGDYEIGQIAGSEFVKSIGGRVLTIPFRSGYSTTSMLKRSGI
- the rpsP gene encoding 30S ribosomal protein S16, yielding MAVRIRLTRAGRKKVPCFRIVVMDGRKRRDGAYLDQLGVYYPSQQPALIELSAQKALDWLRKGAQPSDTVRSLFSREGVMIQYDLLKRGATAEQAASEGARVKNAALLRTQTKLATVADKKKAKELEQARAAEAAKAAAEASKTSEASNENAVSEPQGE
- the rimM gene encoding 16S rRNA processing protein RimM, with translation MPDTSGPSERVEIGIIVGSHGLQGTVKVNPRTDFPERFAALKSCFVCRDSSDIIEVTIRRSKFSNRMILLTFDGVRTREEADRLRGSTIEIPISERWTLPENTFYISDLIECAASDEHGQPLGTVKEVIRGPQDVLVIQGESGELLVPFVSEWVGRTDINSRVIEIRNATRLKYAEEIPPAVGESDD